Part of the Caretta caretta isolate rCarCar2 chromosome 7, rCarCar1.hap1, whole genome shotgun sequence genome is shown below.
CATCCCCAGGCCTATCTGCCGTGCTGTCACATGCTGGCTCAGTGCCAATGGGTGGGGTGACTCTGGGAGGCAGGGACGCTCTAGCTGAACTGTCCACTGGCAAGGTGCAGCCTTTACTGTGCTCCTTTTCCCCTAGCTTGGGTGCACAGGTGGTTTGTTTGGGTCCAATCCAGCTGCCCAACAGCAGCCTATGAGATGAGCTGGCACACAGGAGAGGTACCCCGTATGCCATGGTTTGCTGCCATCTCCTGGGGGGCACAGGCAGCCTCTATTAAAGTAGGCTCCAAGCTTCAGCGCGGGTGGGGTCTGTGAACCCATCTCCTGGGTTTAAAGCTCGGTACAAGCCAAAGCTGACAGGGGGCAGGGACCTCCTCAGCCTGGTACAGACGGTGCCCATCTGGAACGGACTGTGCTTCTGGCATGGCCCACTTCGCCCAGCCCAACCTGACACAGCCCTCTCCCTCCTTGTCCTGATGGTCGGGCTGTGGCCTTCTCTCAAGTGGGCAGCAAGGGCACGCTTGCAATGAGTTGGTGGTTCTCAGCCTGGTCCTTCTCGGACGGGTGTCCCGATCACAGAACCTGGCATCGCAGTTGGCACTGATCAGCCCCATTGGTCTGCGAGGACTCGACCAGCCGCAGAGTCCGATCTCCTGCGCAGACTGCGGAGTCCCCACTCCTCTTTATCTATGCAGGAACAAGGCGCCTGGCCTGAGATAGCTTTAGGCCACCTTTACCCTCCATGTACCCTTGGACCAGCTGTCACCCACCCCTGGATGTCACCCAcccctttttcactaggagggtggtgaagcactggaatgcgttacttagggaggtggtggaatctccttccattgaaatttttaaggtcaggcttgccaaagccctagctgggatgatttagttggggattggccctgctttgagcagtgggttgggctagatgacctcctgaggtcccttccaaccctgatattcaatgattctaaGCTAGAGCATCCTTGGGGCTGCTCGGATCTACATGCTGTGTCCTTGGCCCCTAGGGGCCATGTACCAGGTGTGACCAGCTGGAGCCCAGCACTCTTTGGCCCATAACCCTTTGCTGGGGCAAGGAAGGGGACCAGCGCAGCTTGGCTCTGGCAGCTCCGGGACCCAGCAGGTATTCCTCTGGGACCTTCCTGCTCCATTTAGCACCCCTTCCTCTAATAGATGTGGTATTTATAGGGCTAGTTTTATGGGTGGATTTTCAAATGCTCATccagaaatggaaaaaattaaaaggaataaaCTCTCCAGGTGCCAGATGGAGTGAGGCAGTGACGGCTCTGCCAATTGCTTTGTTTCCATCAGCTGTTGGCGCAAGATGACCCATAGCACGTACTGAACCCTTGGAAGATTGGGTGTGCTCCAGGCTGGATTTGCCTCTGGGagtttctcttcctcccctgggGCCTGGTGTCTCCCTGCCGCGCTGCAATCTGCCCAAGGCCAGTGCGAATGGCCTGTTGCGGTGATCGTTGGAATTCCAGCAGCAGGGTTGCATCTGGCTGTGTGCACCCGCCCAGGTGTGTCGTGGCTTCGGAGAGCGGTGCTGGCTCTCTGTGACTTGCAAAGCTTTGCCTGCTTGTTCTCCCATCAGTGGGAAGAATGGGCTCGGTTTCGGAGCTGCTCACGGCAGTTCCCCTTCACCAGAGGCCGGATCTGGTGGAGGTCTGCGCGGAGCTCATCAACGAAGAGTGGAAGAAAAGCAAGACCTCTCGCATGTACTCACTCCAGAAGTCCACAGACAACTTCCCCATGTGTCTGGTGCTGATTAGAACCCAGAGGGCCACAGAGGCTGCTGAGGAAGGGAAGACGGCAAAGACCCAGCTCCTTGGGCACGCCAGGTTGTCCCGTGTTGTCAGCCAGCCCGAGAGCTTGTTTGTGGAAACGGTTGTGGTCTCCAGGGCGCTGCGGGGCCAGGGGTATGGCCGGAAGCTGATGGAAGCCACCGAGAGCTACGCCAAGTCCCGTGGCTTCAGGCACCTGCATCTCACCACACATGACAAGCAGCACTTCTATGCCCACTTGGGCTACACTGCATCTGAGCCGGTGCAGAGCATGGGGTTCATGAGCTCTGTGGTCCCCATGGAGTTCCTGCAGATGTTCTCCAGCCCCCATCCTCACACTAGAGCACCTGCTTGGGGACCGGGAAAGCCCAGTCCCACCGCCTCCCATCTTAACAGCAGAACTTCAGGAGCCAACCCACCTCCACTACCGTcctccacaccccctgcccactGCACTGCCACTGTGtgcccaccaccacctctgccaccattGCCGCCATCTCTGTCTCCACCGATCTGCTCTTTAAACTCCTCACAATCTGCcattccccctccactccccttaCCACCTTCACCTCCCCATGCTTCCCCTTTCCATTGCAGGATCGCTGCTGCGGGGCTGCCTCCACCTCCCCCTTTACCTCCACCAGCTGCCCATGTAAGCTCTGCACaccttctgtcccctccccctggTCCTCCACCATGCCACCTCCCTCTGTTAGGCCAACCAGTTTTTCCTGGCCCCATCGCCTCCAGTTCACCAGGGGAGGATCCCTATGGTCAGACCCTGCTGGAGACACCGTACCGCGACCTCAGAGGGCTCCCCATCTTCTGGATGAAGAAGGACATTTGATTCCTGCACAGTGTGCTAATGGGATGCTGATTAAAAGTTGGGGTTGGGGagaactcccctgcccccgcctTACCCACTGCTTGGTTGTTTTAGTTTTGATTGGCCTACCACAAACtcccatggggtgggggagagtccAAATCCCAGTCATTCCCTTTTGGGCCATCTGCCATGTTCACATGGGTAAATCAGGGAGCCTGGATCTCTCCTGGTCCAGCCAGAAGGGGATTTCTGTGGAGAGACCCTGCAAATCTATGATGCAGAGACACTCATGCGAGCTGCCTCCTTGGATCATTGGGGAAGCAGCTGGAGAAATCTCTAGCAGCAGCCGGGCCAGCCTTATGATAGGGGCCCCCAagctgctggggtggggaaatCAGCAAGTGGCCTCCTACTCTATTCCCATTGCCAGTGGGGAAGGCTTTTGAGGCCTAGATATGGGACATGGGGCTTGGAGCTGAAAGCATGGTTGCAAAGGGATTCCCCAGGCCTGCTCCTTGTGGGTCCAAGGCCAATCAGCTAAGAGCCCCTCTAACAAATCTGTGTGGGGCTGGTCCTTGTGCATTGGTGACGAAGCTCTGGTGGGTTACACCTGTGCCACGCCTGGCTGGTCTGCACAGGAGCGCAGCCCATGCCCAGTTCCAGCCCAATGCGAGCAGGCAAGGATTCAGCTAGGGCAGGAGAGCGGCAcggctggctaagcagcagggcgCTGATCTCACCACCTGCGAGGCAGAGGTGTGCCTGTGGTTTGTGGATCGCTCTTTGAGGTATAGGTGTCTGGATGTGTGGCCTGGGGCTACAGGGCATGCTCACAGACAGAAACAGAAGTGCccagggaacttttaccctgaaagtTTTCGGTGCTGAACAAGTTTGGGTACCTAcagagattgggggtgggggcagtggagcgggggttttgtgaatccctGATTCtgagatttaggtgtctaaagtggCAGTTGTGTCTAAACTCCtattgtgaatctagcccaaagtCCTTTACAGAGGAGATCAGGATCATTAGCCccctttcacagatggggaaactgaggcacagagaggccagtgacttgcccaaggtcacccagctgtCCAAGCTAGGAGTAGAACTAGGCcttgcaagccccactccagtgcTTGACCCATTAGGCTACACTGCAGGAGTCTGGCCAGCGCAGAGGGGAagatgtctctttctctctcagggcccctcccaccccacaacctgctccctgggctgggatctgcCAGCACCCTGAGCTACTGCAGCTAATAACAGGCACATTCCAGCTGAGATACAGGGAGGGCCTGGGCCACTGCTAGGCCATCAGTCTCACAGCCAGACCCCCAGGGCGACGGTCATATGCAGGCGCCCATACAGGGCAGACAAGAATATCTTCAATGTGTCAGGTACACGGGGAGAAGGCAGTGGTGGCCACTGTCTTGCTGAAAACAGATCCTTTGGGAGGCATTTATAACTAGGCACCGGGCGGACCGGAAGAAGTTATTGGGACGCTCTATGTAGAGGGATGGTGGGTGGGTGTCAGAAGGGCATCCCAGCTGGCATCAAGGAGGTGCCACCCTTCTTGTTCAAGAGAGGACAGGTGGGCTGGAGGGTGCGTCCTCCAACCCATCGCTCTTCTGTTACTTCTTCCCTTGTCTCTTTGGTTGCCAGCATCTAgtttgactctctctctctctctctctttggagtgGGGAACCAAACTGGAGAATGGGTCATTTTAAAATAAGCCCCTCCCAGGGGCTGGGTTAATTGAAATAGGGGTGGAGCTAAAGCCCTATATATACAGGTGGGAGAGCAGTAAGGGTTAGCTCCAGCCCCATTCGCCAACCCCTCTATGTCACTCAAACTGTGTGATGTGACTCGTGGATTTCCAGGCCAGGGCGGTCTCTCGTGATCATctgctgacctcctgcatgacaggTGAGAGAACTGCCCCATGATAATTCCTAGAGCCAATCTGGATTTAAGAATTGTTTGTGATGGAGAAGGACCATGACCCTTGGTCAGTTGTTCCAGGGGTTAATTGCAAATGATCCTGTACTGGGCATGTGCTAGATGGGACAATGGACTCATGCAGGCGCCACTAAGATGTGAATTTCCCCAGGCTAATGGCTGGGAAACCCCATTGCAAAAGCATATCTTGAAAGGAAGGGAATAAATGCAACTTTCAGCAGACCAGGCGAGTGCCTCTCCAAAAGGCCTTTGATCCAACAGCTGGGGCAATTTTGGTGGGTTCTGACTCACGAGGCTGCTTCGTGATATGCTGGGAACCATTTGGCAACTTGTTTCTTAACCAGAGGGAAGTCTTGGTAATGTGAATTCTTGCTACAGCTCTGTCTGCTCTTAGCTGTGCTGAGaggtggggagaagcagctggttttgtgtgtgtgtgtgtagggcagTGGGCTTAGCGAGGGACTGCTCTATACACACAAAAGAATTAGATCTGTTCATGGAGGCAAGGTCCGTGGCTGTTAACTGAGATGACCAGGGACACAATGCCATGTTCTGGCTGTCTTTAAACCCACAGATTCTGGGATTGGACGACAGCAGATGGATCATTcggaaattgccctgttcttttcattccctccgAAGCACCTGGCATGGACACTACCAAagacagggctagatggaccattggtctgacccactatggccgttcttaggaTTGTTACTAGGATTGATACTGGGAACCAGTATCAGAACCACCCCTATTTTTTCTCAAGAAAAACCAAACCTGGCCTCCTTGGCCTATGGTTACTATACAGGGGTCACTTCCCCCActgatgaaatgcagccacttctggggtggtaACCCCTACCTCTGTCGTGGGCCCACTGGAGTCACCAGGATCAAGGCTCCTTTGTAGGAGGCAGCACTCTCTGCAGAGACCCATGTTCCCGTGTGATGAGGGGaacccccaggagcctcctgcacCTGGGAGGGGAGCAGCTCTAGCGGGGAAGCACTATTGACATGCAAGGTGGCTGTAGCTGCACCTCTTCTGAACCCCAGTGACAACCCCGGGAGAACTGGGGAAGAGAGTGGCTGAGATCAGTCTGCTGCATCCCGCCCTGCCCCATCACCCTCAAGAGTCATCAGCTGTGTACTATGTAGTGATCGTTAGTCACGTGATCATTCACACCGTACACCCTGCCGCTGGGGTCTTCGTTTGCTGTGGCGCTTGCTGGGAAAGGGCCCTCAGGTGAGGTGGGGGAAATGAGAATGAGTCCCGGTGGGACGTCAGCCACCCCGAATGCTGGCCTGTCaataccccagccccctgaggcGCTCCGAGTGTGGAACAGCTGTCTGTACATCCCTGGAGCACTGCACTGTGTGAGCTCCGTGGGGCCAGTCGTACTGACCTGGCAATGTTTCGGCTAGCACAGCATCTCTGCTGAAGCTGTTGGGTGCCTGTTATATCCCCCCATCTAAAGATGTTGCTGAGCTCCTTTTGGAGTCTTCCTTAGCAAAAATGTCCCCTCCCCATCACATGCCCATGTGCTCCCTGACTCTaggggatattagagagacattaGACATGAGAGATTAGAGGCGGGCAAGGGAGTATCTTTTATTGtcccaacttctgtgggtgagagagacaagctttggagtgacacagagctcttcctcaaacTGCCACAATTAAATACCAGATCTGAACAATTAGTTAGCATAAGTCGTTAACACACGTTTCAAGGGACCACTCAAGGTGCGGTGGCCCATCAACACCCCTGCAGTCAGAGTGGGGAAAGCAGCTGAgaggggttgttagtgggttacagattgttgtgatAAGCCATAAATCTATTGTCTGTCTCTGTTCCGTCCTGGATTTTCAGTGTCGAGCAgcgttatgaatttaagctcccaggctcgtctcttgtaagtgttgtgcaggtttcctttgaggctgAGGACTGAGTGGTCAgacaaagagaggtttcagagtaacagccgtgttattctgtattcgcaaaaagaaaaggagtacttgtggcaccttagagactaaccaatttatttgagcatgagcttttgtgagctacagctcacaaggtgccacaagtactccttttctttttgcagacaaaGAGAGATCGCCTTGTGAGAAGTGTTCAGCCATAGGgtgcttttgtcttttatcattttcctgtgagagttcattccaGAGCATGGTGATTGCCTGGTTTCACCCACGTAGTTgctactggggcatttagtgcactggatgggGTACAGCACCTGTTTTGATTGGCATGTGTAAGACccgtggatcttgaaaggtgtgctgtgaggacggggtgggggtgggggtgttgtgttgatcattgtagcagtggagatatgtttgcaggttttgcatctgttgttctggcaggtgTGAGGTGGAGTGTCCTGGTCTGTGTGGAACTTGCTTCTGATGGTGTGCTTTATAGCCAGAGACTGGTCTTTGCAGAGTTGCTCAACCTCACATGTAACCCACACTGGGGAGAGTGtgtctctgtccccctctagtggcttgGTCATGTAAGAGGCTAAAAGTCTACTCCAGCTGCCTGCTAAGAAATACCTGCTAAGGTATTTCTTTAGCTCAAATAGTGCTTGCGCTTCGAGTGCCATCGATCAAACCCCGCTAAGGGCTCAAGAGGGGCTAGTTACATGCACACTGGTACTGTAGGGTTGTCGGGTGCACAGGGGCTGCACACATTGGTTTGCTATTGCAGGGTCATTTGTTAGCACTGGAATTCACACACCAGGGTGTTATTTTTGAGTTGATCTCAAGGGCTGGATGTTGCACTTGAGTTTGTTGTTGTAGGGTTGCTTGAAAGTTCTGGGCTATACACACATGGGTTTGTTATTGGAGGATTGTTTGGAAGTGCTGGGCTATAAACACGTAGGTTTGTTATTGTAGTGTTGCTTGCAAGTGCTGGATATTGCAGGtgagtttgttattgtagggttgcatGGAAGTGCTGGGCTATACACACGTGGATTTGTTATTGTACGGTCGCTGGGAAGTGCTGGACTATacacacacaggtttgttattgtagggttgcttgcAAGTGCTGGGTGTTGCAGTTGGGTTTGTTATTATAGGGTCTCCCAGGAGGGCTGGGCTTCTGGTGCTAAGTGCAGTGTATAGATAAGTGTTGGAGTGTCTGTACTGGGAAAACGCAGACCTAGAATTATCAGAGCTGTGAAAATAGACTGGGGAAAAGGTAGGTGATATTCAAGCAACAAGGTCAGTTGTAACTGAGCTCTGCACAGCAGATTGGGGGTGGATTAGAGCCTGTCTCTGGGGTGCTGGGAGGCAGTGAGAGCCCAGGCAGTGCATTCTGGGGGGATTAGAACATGGCTTTGGGCTGTCACGCGGCACCCGAGACTGATCTGGTTCCTAATCTTCTCTCTCCGAAGATATCTCTGTTGCAGCTGGGGAGAAGTGAGCTGGCAttggctgccctggccccatgcagcCGGgtctggtccaaggcccatagatGCCATCTGGAGGCTTTCTGCTGATTCCAGTGGGCATCCGATCGGGTCTTAAGTGGGGAAAGTTGGAAGTTCTGGACCACTTCCCCCAGCTTGCATTCGTCTTGCTGGCCATTGGAGTGACCGCAGGGAGGGTGCATCAGAGCCGCCAAGGGGCAGGGACGGGGGCAGTGGCATGGCTTGTGCATGAGCGTGAGATTTAACGCTCCCCACTGGTATTGCATCTTACAGGCAGCCTGAGCATGAAGCgcccaactcccagtggtgcCTAACTGCTCCCTGCAGTGGTGGTGGAAACAGAAATAATTTCTTGCTGGTACTGTattcatgggagggacacaagggggggcacgtgacctccccgcgtgaccctccatgtgactcctccctgccccgcccccagcccagggatcccATGCTCTCCCCGTCCCTTCTGACACCCCCCTTTGTATACAAACATCAATATGCTTACCTACTCACTTTCCCCACACATATGTagtattcagtctgtttatatggaatatgggaattgggtgaggagccatttcagcacgtctgacttattaaaagacaaattttaagtagaactgtatccttAATTGCTttatggtattgtacccaaacattgcatttcagtgcgggattcaacttcctttacAGCAGggatgggaaaactttttggcccaaggaccacatctgggtatggaaattgtatgtcgggccatgaatgctcataaaattgggggttggggggtgggagggctccggctgggggttcgggctctggggtgggtctggggatgaaggagggtgctctgggctgggaccgaggcaTTCAGAGGatggagggagatcagggctggggcagggggttggggcatgggagggggtcagggggtcgggggcaggctctgggcggcgcttacctgaagcagctcccagaaacaacGGCAtgtcctccctgcagctcctatgcagaggcactatcagaggttcccggccaatgggagctgcgggggtggcacttggggtgggggcagcatgcggagccccctggctgctcctatgcataggagctggaagggggatgtgccactgcttctgggagccatgcagagtggggcaagaccccgaccctgctccccagctggagcaccagagcaggggaagccccagaCCTCGCTTCctggtgggagctcgagggccagattaaaacatctggagggctggatgtggcctctgggccgcagtttgcccacctctgctttataGGAACAGGTTTCAAAGGGGTAgtcgtattagtctgtatcagtaaaaacagtgaggtgtccttgtggcaccttagaggctaacaaatttatttgggcataagcttttgtgggctataacccacttcacaAGAtgcctgatgaagtgggttatagccgacgaaagcttatgcccaaataaatttgttagtctctaaggtgccatgaggactccttgttgtttttataggaacagactcctgaaactcttaccagtccacaaaagtggtccacagtcatgcaaatagtcccattgtcttcaatggaattgatcaaatgattaagggtttacaggattaggctccaagtttgtaaattgttctggatgaaattGACAATGCTTAAGCTGGcagatcagaaggagcttcattcAAATAAAGGTAGGCAGATGTGTGATAAATCTTAGCTCCGTTGCTAAGATGAGGAAcgtattttcagcaaagttcttggcagattcctgaggcagctggtttaaggcaGTCAGTGTCCAGCATTATAATCTTCACCTATCGTactctcacccacaaagctggaaaatgaggcatttgttttctttgttttgctgctccagttccaggtaacaaaatgcatgttagactagtttggctgcaaagaagaattctaggTACACTGGGTACAACACCTGATTCCCaccaggctgcagaactgggctgacatcacagtccaaacatcctctggtcagtgcaaacaaaggcattcctctaatgatttggacttgatgtgatgcagtatgaatgtcatggataattcagaccaatgagagaaacagaatcaaaggggagaaacagaatcaaaaacactgtttaaataccttccatccccccgccccccttgaggactcctgaccaatgTAGCAGCACAATAcctatgctaacaaacttaaacaaagcctttgtttatgtttgttagcatatgtattgtgctgttaaagccatttAAAGAATGAATGTTCTCCCTAGACCCATTCTGTTCCTTTAAGGGCAGAgcacagccccaccctgccctccgGATGGGTGGGGCTAGCCCCAAGTCTTTCTGGTACCCCGTACCCACTAAAAATCTCTTGCCAGTACTGCGTACTGGAGGGTACCACCCTACTTGCACCCCTGCCTGCAAATCTCCCCCTAGGAGGTTCCCCCAGCTTGAGCTTTTCGGTGCCCATGCAGGACTGTCTGTTTACCCTGGTgtggaggggcaccagcagagagaACCCAGCGTTGCCCTTAGCCACGCGCCGTTGAGGCCCTGGCC
Proteins encoded:
- the NAA80 gene encoding N-alpha-acetyltransferase 80: MGSVSELLTAVPLHQRPDLVEVCAELINEEWKKSKTSRMYSLQKSTDNFPMCLVLIRTQRATEAAEEGKTAKTQLLGHARLSRVVSQPESLFVETVVVSRALRGQGYGRKLMEATESYAKSRGFRHLHLTTHDKQHFYAHLGYTASEPVQSMGFMSSVVPMEFLQMFSSPHPHTRAPAWGPGKPSPTASHLNSRTSGANPPPLPSSTPPAHCTATVCPPPPLPPLPPSLSPPICSLNSSQSAIPPPLPLPPSPPHASPFHCRIAAAGLPPPPPLPPPAAHVSSAHLLSPPPGPPPCHLPLLGQPVFPGPIASSSPGEDPYGQTLLETPYRDLRGLPIFWMKKDI